A single genomic interval of Corylus avellana chromosome ca10, CavTom2PMs-1.0 harbors:
- the LOC132163004 gene encoding tropinone reductase homolog At1g07440-like, with amino-acid sequence KLLEGCYLSNAGLGATVHTSSRNEAQLNECLHEWKTKGFQVTGSVYDAVFRAQREELISTVSSLFNGKLNILINNVGSNIHKMTAEYTAEDFSFFMSTNLESAYHMSQLAYPLLRASRAGSIVFVSFVASVVAVNIGNSIYSAAKASKKFGM; translated from the exons AAACTTCTTGAAGGATGTTATCTCTCCAACGCAGGCCTAGGGGCGACCGTCCATACAAGCAGTCGAAATGAGGCCCAACTCAACGAATGCTTACATGAATGGAAGACAAAGGGATTTCAAGTCACTGGTTCTGTGTACGATGCAGTGTTTCGAGCCCAACGAGAGGAACTAATTAGCACCGTCTCCTCACTATTTAATGGCAAACTCAACATCCTG ATAAACAATGTGGGAAGCAACATACATAAAATGACCGCAGAGTACACAGCTGAAGATTTCTCATTCTTTATGTCTACCAATCTTGAATCTGCTTATCACATGTCTCAACTTGCTTATCCTCTTCTAAGAGCTTCGAGAGCAGGAAGCATTGTTTTCGTTTCTTTCGTTGCCAGTGTAGTAGCAGTAAATATTGGAAATAGTATATACAGTGCAGCTAAAG CTAGCAAGAAGTTTGGCATGTGA
- the LOC132163403 gene encoding senescence-associated protein 13-like, whose product MAAIGSRESRWSLQGMTALVTGGTKGIGYAIVEELAGLGATVHTCSRNQGDLNKCLREWEAKGFRVTGSVCDLVSRPQREELMNTISHQFDGKLNILINNVGTSITKPTTEVTAQDFAFIMATNLESTYHLSQLAYPLMKESRGGGSIVLISSLSGMLGIDGLSIYGASKGAINQLTRSLACEWARDNIRTNCVAPGATKTPLTENLFEGKVLEAINSRTPIGRPGEAQEISPLVAYLCLPAASYITGQIICVDGGMSVYGLNP is encoded by the exons ATGGCTGCAATTGGTAGCAGAGAAAGCAGGTGGTCTCTTCAGGGAATGACAGCTCTTGTTACTGGTGGAACTAAAGGAATCGg gtATGCGATTGTGGAGGAATTGGCAGGGCTTGGGGCGACCGTGCACACATGCTCTCGCAATCAAGGTGATTTGAATAAGTGCTTGCGTGAGTGGGAGGCAAAGGGGTTCCGAGTTACTGGTTCAGTCTGTGACCTTGTGTCTCGTCCCCAACGAGAGGAACTTATGAACACAATTTCTCATCAATTTGACGGCAAACTCAATATCCTT ATAAATAACGTGGGGACCTCCATTACTAAACCAACCACAGAGGTGACGGCTCAAGATTTTGCATTCATCATGGCTACCAACCTTGAATCCACTTACCACCTAAGCCAACTCGCTTATCCTCTTATGAAAGAATCAAGAGGAGGAGGAAGTATTGTTCTCATTTCTTCCCTTAGTGGAATGTTGGGAATAGATGGCCTGTCGATATATGGAGCAAGTAAAG gAGCAATAAACCAACTTACTAGAAGCTTGGCATGTGAGTGGGCACGAGACAATATTAGGACCAACTGCGTCGCACCTGGGGCGACAAAAACTCCTTTAACAGAGAAT TTATTCGAAGGCAAAGTCTTGGAAGCTATAAATTCACGGACACCTATTGGACGACCTGGGGAGGCACAGGAGATATCACCTTTGGTAGCGTATCTCTGCCTACCTGCAGCCTCTTACATTACTGGACAGATAATCTGTGTTGATGGAGGGATGTCTGTGTACGGATTAAATCCCTAG